A section of the Streptomyces sp. V3I8 genome encodes:
- a CDS encoding DUF5615 family PIN-like protein has protein sequence MRILIDENVPVQMLEMLRRLLPGHEVQHVSEIKWAGKKDLALLPDAAKRGFEAFLTKDGRQLEDPSETTAIKRSGMHHIRFSHGHKGMAGLGLAMGAVIAAMPLIIRELDAAEGQQLVHIKGLNPGSKQRFDLVSPVKEPPRYWPR, from the coding sequence ATGCGAATCCTCATCGACGAGAACGTCCCGGTGCAGATGCTGGAGATGCTCAGACGGTTGCTCCCCGGGCACGAGGTGCAGCACGTTAGCGAGATCAAGTGGGCGGGGAAGAAGGATCTTGCCCTCCTCCCCGACGCCGCGAAGAGAGGCTTCGAAGCCTTCCTCACCAAGGACGGGCGTCAGCTGGAAGACCCGTCAGAGACGACCGCCATCAAGAGATCCGGCATGCACCACATCCGGTTCAGTCACGGTCACAAAGGCATGGCCGGCCTGGGGCTGGCCATGGGTGCTGTGATCGCCGCCATGCCTCTGATCATCCGTGAACTCGACGCGGCGGAAGGCCAGCAGCTCGTCCACATCAAAGGTCTGAACCCCGGCAGCAAGCAGCGGTTCGATCTGGTTTCCCCTGTCAAGGAACCGCCTCGCTATTGGCCGCGATAG
- a CDS encoding phosphoribosyltransferase: MGDVSDLRENLSYEGFGTAVRELAQTIADDGYEPDVVLSIARGGVFVAGGLAYALDCKNIHLVNVEFYTGVGTTLDMPVMLAPVPNAIDFSAKKVLITDDVADTGKTLKLVYDFCVDAVAEVRSAVIYEKPQSLVKCEYVWKRTDDWINFPWSVLPPVHKSGTAPKENKEAL; the protein is encoded by the coding sequence ATGGGTGACGTGAGCGATCTGCGCGAGAATCTCAGCTACGAGGGGTTCGGGACCGCCGTCCGCGAGCTCGCCCAGACCATCGCCGACGACGGGTACGAGCCCGACGTCGTGCTCAGCATCGCCCGCGGCGGCGTCTTCGTGGCCGGCGGGCTCGCCTACGCCCTCGACTGCAAGAACATCCACCTCGTGAACGTGGAGTTCTACACGGGCGTCGGGACCACGCTCGACATGCCGGTCATGCTCGCGCCCGTCCCCAACGCCATCGACTTCTCCGCCAAGAAGGTGCTGATCACGGACGACGTGGCCGACACCGGCAAGACGCTGAAACTGGTGTACGACTTCTGCGTCGACGCCGTCGCCGAGGTCCGGTCAGCGGTCATCTACGAGAAGCCCCAGTCCCTGGTGAAGTGCGAGTACGTGTGGAAACGCACCGATGACTGGATCAATTTTCCGTGGAGTGTTTTGCCTCCAGTACATAAGTCGGGTACGGCCCCCAAGGAGAACAAAGAAGCGCTCTGA
- a CDS encoding DUF4097 family beta strand repeat-containing protein gives MPSFDTPEAISVTARVEAGSIRFTADDRLDTVVEVRPRDPKKDLDARAAEQTEVTYTGGVLTVRTPKGSLLGLGRTGTVDVTVELPADSRVDMTGAWAQVLGEGRLGEVHVRTSSGDVRLDTTGPLQLTASHGSIAVDRVEGRAEITTSSGSLRVGLLGGPAVLKNSHGTTTVDAATGELRVSGANGDIEIRRAEDSVTATTAHGTLRVGEVARGTVRLETNYGAIDIGVREGTATWLDVSSGLGQVRNTLTTSESPEQTEDTVKVHARTKYGNIDVRRARA, from the coding sequence ATGCCTTCTTTCGACACCCCCGAAGCGATCTCGGTCACGGCGCGCGTGGAGGCCGGTTCCATCCGGTTCACCGCGGATGACCGCCTCGACACCGTCGTCGAGGTACGGCCCCGCGACCCGAAGAAGGACCTGGACGCACGGGCTGCCGAGCAGACCGAGGTCACGTACACGGGCGGCGTACTGACCGTCAGGACGCCCAAGGGCAGTCTGCTCGGGCTCGGTCGCACCGGCACCGTCGACGTGACGGTCGAATTGCCCGCGGACTCGCGCGTCGACATGACAGGTGCCTGGGCCCAGGTACTGGGTGAGGGCCGGCTGGGCGAGGTCCACGTGAGGACCTCGTCCGGCGACGTCCGCCTCGACACGACGGGTCCGCTCCAACTGACCGCGTCGCACGGCTCGATCGCCGTGGACCGCGTCGAGGGCCGGGCCGAGATCACCACCAGCTCGGGCAGTCTGCGCGTCGGCCTCCTCGGCGGCCCCGCCGTCCTGAAGAACTCGCACGGCACCACGACGGTCGACGCCGCGACCGGCGAGCTGCGGGTGAGCGGCGCCAACGGCGACATCGAGATCCGGCGGGCCGAGGACTCGGTCACCGCCACCACCGCCCACGGCACCCTGCGGGTGGGCGAAGTGGCCCGCGGCACCGTCCGGTTGGAGACCAACTACGGCGCCATCGACATCGGCGTCCGCGAGGGCACGGCCACCTGGCTCGACGTCAGCTCCGGCTTGGGCCAGGTGCGCAACACGCTCACCACCTCCGAGAGCCCGGAGCAGACCGAGGACACGGTCAAGGTCCACGCCCGTACCAAGTACGGCAACATCGACGTCCGCCGCGCCAGGGCCTGA
- a CDS encoding GNAT family N-acetyltransferase, translated as MKITSATPSDLDQLLSFRKEAAAWISRLGSDQWSRPYPADRLLATIEAGTVFMLRHEGRTAGTITLTPEAEEGLWSAEELAEPSMFVNKLTIARDYAGQNLGGVLLDWAGDRAYRAGAKWLRLDAWTSNERLQRYYLEQGFEHVRTVLEGGAVNGGPRVSGWLAQRSARPANHDLADETPAPKPLHA; from the coding sequence GTGAAGATCACCAGCGCCACACCCTCAGACCTTGACCAGTTGCTGAGCTTCCGGAAAGAAGCAGCAGCATGGATCAGCAGGCTCGGTAGCGACCAGTGGAGTCGCCCCTACCCCGCTGACCGTCTCTTGGCCACCATCGAGGCTGGGACCGTCTTCATGCTCAGACACGAGGGACGCACCGCAGGGACGATCACTTTGACCCCGGAGGCTGAGGAGGGATTGTGGTCTGCGGAGGAGCTTGCCGAGCCCTCTATGTTCGTCAACAAGTTGACGATCGCGCGCGACTACGCAGGCCAGAACCTTGGAGGCGTGCTTCTCGATTGGGCTGGTGATCGCGCGTACCGGGCGGGCGCGAAGTGGTTGCGACTCGACGCATGGACCAGCAATGAGCGGCTCCAGCGGTACTACCTGGAACAGGGCTTTGAACACGTGAGGACTGTCCTCGAAGGCGGCGCGGTCAACGGTGGTCCGCGTGTCTCAGGGTGGCTTGCCCAGCGTTCCGCGCGCCCAGCAAATCACGATCTTGCCGATGAGACACCAGCCCCCAAGCCGCTACACGCCTGA
- a CDS encoding YDG/SRA domain-containing protein translates to MIGEIPGVSVGQVYASRVLASEAGIHRPRIAGICGTKATGAESIVLSGGYKDDEDHGDVIIYTGHGGQDGAGNQISDQSLEDSGNAALVTSHLQGLPVRVIRGSKSESIYAPRSGYRYDGLYRVASYGSKLGIDGHLIWQFRMEAALDTPTPPIAGEQLPVDAPQSGLEAPAGNDEPERVSSNVQRIVRSSRVKNTVKRWHEDQCQVCGIVIDTPGGTYSEGAHVQALGRPHNGPDRTDNVLCLCPNCHVKLDSGAIVIEDDLTVVENGTPTRRLRTHPRHALSLECIRSHRERWRR, encoded by the coding sequence ATGATTGGTGAAATCCCGGGTGTCTCAGTAGGCCAGGTATACGCAAGCCGAGTCCTCGCCAGTGAAGCAGGTATCCATCGTCCGCGGATTGCAGGCATCTGCGGCACGAAGGCTACCGGCGCCGAGTCCATAGTGCTGTCAGGCGGATACAAGGACGATGAAGATCACGGTGATGTGATCATCTACACCGGGCACGGCGGGCAGGACGGAGCCGGCAACCAGATCAGCGATCAGTCCTTGGAGGATTCAGGCAATGCAGCGTTGGTGACCAGCCATCTCCAGGGACTCCCCGTACGCGTCATCCGCGGAAGCAAGAGCGAGTCGATCTACGCACCGCGGTCTGGATACCGTTACGACGGCCTGTACCGGGTCGCAAGCTACGGAAGCAAGCTGGGTATCGACGGGCATCTGATCTGGCAGTTCCGCATGGAAGCAGCTCTCGACACCCCTACGCCGCCCATCGCAGGTGAACAGCTCCCCGTCGATGCTCCGCAGAGCGGTTTGGAAGCCCCCGCCGGCAACGACGAACCTGAACGCGTCAGCTCCAACGTTCAGCGCATCGTCCGCAGCAGCAGGGTGAAGAACACAGTGAAACGCTGGCACGAAGATCAATGTCAGGTTTGCGGCATCGTCATCGACACACCCGGCGGCACGTATAGCGAGGGCGCCCACGTCCAGGCACTTGGGCGCCCCCACAACGGCCCCGACCGCACAGATAACGTCCTCTGCCTTTGCCCGAACTGTCACGTGAAGTTGGACAGTGGCGCCATCGTGATCGAGGACGATCTGACCGTCGTGGAAAACGGCACTCCCACTAGACGTCTGAGGACCCATCCTCGGCATGCTCTCAGCCTCGAATGCATCCGAAGCCACCGTGAGCGCTGGCGCCGTTAG
- a CDS encoding DUF433 domain-containing protein: MAYSTRMAAALSGATTGQLRSWRQDRGNGPILCPELAAKPALYSFRDVLALRAFAILRQDVSLQKIRKALATLKRFGEFEHLSSYSLVAEGASIILVGHNNDDHATDLVKHPGQRVIATMEDILQEFAPRAGVVVPHLLRPKQHVSVDPETQGGQPVITGTRVPFDAVAELVEDGIPPEEIADYYPGVTAEAARDAVSFALYVDSYSPGPRAA; this comes from the coding sequence ATGGCGTACTCGACTCGTATGGCTGCGGCTCTCTCCGGGGCAACCACCGGGCAACTGCGCTCATGGCGGCAGGACCGAGGCAACGGTCCGATTCTCTGTCCTGAGCTCGCGGCCAAGCCTGCTCTGTACTCCTTCCGGGACGTCCTGGCGCTACGCGCGTTCGCGATCCTTCGGCAAGACGTATCCCTGCAGAAGATCCGCAAGGCGCTGGCCACACTGAAGCGATTCGGTGAGTTCGAGCACCTGTCCAGCTACTCCCTAGTGGCTGAGGGCGCCTCCATCATCCTTGTGGGCCACAACAACGACGACCACGCAACAGACCTCGTGAAGCACCCGGGGCAGCGAGTCATCGCGACGATGGAGGACATCCTCCAGGAGTTCGCGCCGCGCGCCGGCGTCGTGGTTCCGCACCTCCTGCGGCCGAAGCAACACGTCAGCGTGGATCCGGAGACGCAGGGGGGGCAGCCGGTCATCACCGGCACTCGTGTCCCGTTCGATGCCGTCGCGGAACTGGTGGAGGACGGCATCCCACCTGAGGAGATCGCCGACTACTACCCTGGCGTGACAGCGGAGGCCGCCCGCGACGCGGTGTCCTTCGCCCTGTATGTGGACAGCTACAGCCCGGGACCGCGCGCTGCCTGA
- a CDS encoding helix-turn-helix domain-containing protein — translation MAARSLEIGPAGIRASRTIEILRTERGPAQRELAARVTALGRPMTNTMLSRIERAQRHCDIDDLGALAQALRVSPLALLHGIRAA, via the coding sequence ATGGCAGCACGATCTCTGGAAATCGGACCGGCCGGAATACGGGCCTCCCGCACCATCGAAATCCTCCGCACCGAACGCGGCCCCGCCCAGCGCGAGCTCGCCGCCCGCGTCACCGCCCTCGGCCGTCCGATGACCAACACGATGCTGTCCCGCATCGAACGCGCCCAACGCCATTGCGACATCGACGACCTCGGCGCCCTCGCCCAAGCCCTGCGGGTCTCGCCCCTGGCCCTCCTCCACGGGATCCGCGCCGCGTAG
- a CDS encoding ATP-binding cassette domain-containing protein gives MPSSVMSTSRRDDGPQAPAAVSAIGLRKSYGDKTVLDGIDLHIPAGSVFALLGPNGAGKTTAVKILSTLITADGGQAQVAGHDVATSPDGVRAAIGVTGQFSAVDGLITGEENMLLMADLHHLSRREGRQITAELLERFDLTEAARKPASTYSGGMKRRLDIAMTLVGEPRIIFLDEPTTGLDPRSRHNMWQIIRELVTGGVTVLLTTQYLEEADELADRIAVLNDGRIAAEGTADELKRLVPGGHVRLRFTDPSAYRRATSALREATRDDEALALRIPGDGSQRELRSLLGRLDSAGAEADELTVHSPDLDDVFFALTGGTDRTDKKGEAVR, from the coding sequence ATGCCTTCATCTGTCATGTCCACGTCCAGGCGGGACGACGGTCCGCAGGCGCCGGCCGCCGTCTCCGCCATCGGTCTGCGCAAGTCGTACGGCGACAAGACCGTTCTCGACGGCATCGATCTGCACATCCCCGCCGGGTCCGTGTTCGCGCTGCTCGGGCCCAACGGCGCCGGCAAGACCACCGCCGTGAAGATCCTCTCCACGCTCATCACCGCCGACGGCGGACAGGCCCAGGTCGCGGGCCACGACGTCGCCACGTCACCGGACGGCGTGCGCGCCGCGATCGGTGTCACCGGGCAGTTCTCCGCCGTCGACGGGCTGATCACCGGCGAGGAGAACATGCTCCTCATGGCGGACCTGCACCACCTGTCCAGGCGCGAGGGGCGACAGATCACCGCCGAACTACTGGAGCGCTTCGACCTCACCGAGGCCGCGAGGAAGCCCGCCTCCACCTACTCCGGCGGCATGAAGCGCCGCCTGGACATCGCCATGACGCTGGTCGGCGAGCCGCGGATCATCTTCCTCGACGAGCCGACCACCGGCCTCGACCCGCGCTCCCGCCACAACATGTGGCAGATCATCCGCGAACTCGTCACGGGCGGCGTCACCGTCCTCCTCACCACCCAGTACCTGGAGGAGGCCGACGAACTCGCCGACCGCATCGCCGTGCTGAACGACGGCAGGATCGCCGCCGAGGGCACCGCCGACGAGCTGAAGCGGCTGGTCCCCGGCGGGCATGTCCGGCTCCGCTTCACCGATCCGTCCGCGTACCGGAGAGCCACCTCCGCGCTGCGCGAGGCCACCCGGGACGACGAGGCGCTGGCGCTGCGGATCCCCGGCGACGGCAGCCAGCGCGAGCTGCGTTCCCTCCTCGGCCGGCTGGACTCCGCCGGTGCGGAGGCCGACGAGCTGACCGTGCACTCCCCCGACCTCGACGACGTGTTCTTCGCCCTGACCGGCGGCACCGACCGAACCGACAAGAAAGGTGAGGCTGTCCGATGA
- a CDS encoding GntR family transcriptional regulator — MSRQPKYQQVADALRREIDNGTYAPGARLPSEAELATRFEASRNTVRSGLGLLVSQGLVTSSQGLGYEVRKHEVFQLNASRFENLTFPQNGDAYSTDVTNAGRRPHQTFRVEVMTTPGYIAERLKVETGTRSVLRFCHRFVDDVPWSTQATHYPDWLVQDAPRLTDPGDIEEGTTRYLAGLGIEQVGYADEISTRMPTPDEERLLEIGRGVPVLIWTRTGYTSEHPVRCTITTFRGDLNRMNYEIGDLSALDRNEVK, encoded by the coding sequence ATGAGTAGGCAGCCGAAGTACCAGCAGGTGGCCGACGCGCTGCGTCGTGAGATCGACAACGGCACGTACGCACCCGGGGCTCGACTGCCATCAGAAGCCGAGTTGGCCACCCGGTTCGAGGCTTCCCGGAATACCGTTCGTTCAGGGCTGGGCCTGTTGGTGAGCCAAGGGCTCGTCACGTCGAGCCAGGGACTGGGGTACGAAGTGCGGAAGCACGAGGTGTTCCAGTTGAACGCCTCTCGCTTCGAAAACCTGACCTTCCCCCAGAACGGCGACGCGTACTCAACCGACGTAACCAACGCCGGCCGCCGCCCTCACCAGACGTTTCGCGTAGAGGTCATGACGACTCCGGGCTACATCGCCGAGCGGCTGAAGGTCGAGACAGGTACTCGGTCAGTGCTTCGGTTCTGCCACCGCTTCGTAGACGACGTGCCGTGGTCAACTCAGGCGACGCATTACCCGGACTGGCTGGTCCAGGACGCGCCCAGGTTGACCGACCCTGGCGACATCGAAGAAGGCACCACTCGTTACCTGGCTGGCCTAGGCATCGAGCAGGTGGGATACGCAGACGAGATCTCCACTCGGATGCCCACTCCGGATGAGGAACGGCTCTTGGAGATCGGACGCGGTGTCCCCGTCCTGATTTGGACGCGTACCGGCTACACGAGCGAACACCCAGTGCGGTGCACGATCACAACCTTCCGTGGCGACCTGAACCGCATGAACTACGAGATTGGCGATCTGTCCGCCCTCGATCGGAACGAAGTCAAGTGA
- a CDS encoding helix-turn-helix domain-containing protein → MDDCLLTVAEAGDILGTGERFVRRLIAERRIRYVKLGRPVRVPESAIAEYVEARTVEPVRRVRTGYGRAA, encoded by the coding sequence ATGGATGACTGCCTCCTGACCGTGGCCGAGGCCGGCGACATACTCGGCACGGGCGAGCGCTTCGTCCGCCGCCTGATCGCCGAGCGCCGAATCCGCTACGTGAAGCTCGGCCGTCCGGTCCGCGTCCCCGAGAGCGCGATTGCCGAGTACGTCGAGGCGCGCACCGTCGAGCCGGTCCGCCGTGTCCGTACCGGCTACGGGAGGGCGGCCTGA
- a CDS encoding DUF6415 family natural product biosynthesis protein, giving the protein MLEKVQRWAPYVDGLLLDDAAVVLDDHTPVEDEIDEHAQRLRGHLMRLVHLTVASRAAERDERKPTSSNMGALLGPRRCPATTAGPSATFGAWCRQPTNFLISWWLTSASRRRRDLPTPPPRVQPASCRTKRKAPRLVPYITRR; this is encoded by the coding sequence GTGCTGGAGAAGGTGCAGCGCTGGGCTCCGTACGTCGACGGCCTTCTGCTCGACGACGCGGCGGTCGTCCTGGACGATCACACGCCGGTCGAGGATGAGATCGACGAGCACGCCCAGCGGCTCCGTGGCCATCTGATGCGGCTCGTCCACCTGACCGTAGCCTCCAGGGCGGCGGAGCGGGACGAGCGCAAGCCAACCTCGTCGAACATGGGCGCGCTGTTAGGTCCGAGGAGGTGCCCGGCGACCACCGCCGGGCCGTCGGCCACATTCGGCGCATGGTGTAGACAACCGACGAACTTCTTAATCTCCTGGTGGCTGACTAGTGCCTCGCGGAGGCGCCGTGACCTTCCCACCCCTCCACCTCGCGTACAACCCGCGAGCTGCCGAACCAAGAGAAAAGCGCCTCGCCTAGTCCCGTACATCACCCGGAGGTAA
- a CDS encoding toxin-antitoxin system HicB family antitoxin, protein MDLTPYVDSLRRELVVAAEAGGDEARELAGRLTAPLESVTRLTLLNVLSAAMDEITREIAPGSVDVRLRGLDPDFVVTLPPAHGGAPAEPVAPAEPFRAPAPVPADGDDGGTARVNLRLPAHLKTRAEEAATHEGLSVNAWLVRAVSAAVDGGTRPRTPEKAQAVGQSFTGWVR, encoded by the coding sequence ATGGATCTCACCCCGTATGTCGACTCCCTCCGCCGCGAACTCGTCGTGGCCGCCGAAGCCGGTGGCGACGAAGCCCGCGAGCTGGCCGGAAGGCTCACCGCTCCCCTGGAGTCGGTGACCCGGCTGACCCTGCTCAACGTGCTCTCCGCCGCGATGGACGAGATCACCCGTGAGATCGCCCCCGGCTCGGTCGACGTACGGCTGCGTGGACTCGACCCCGACTTCGTGGTGACACTGCCGCCCGCCCACGGCGGCGCCCCCGCGGAGCCGGTCGCACCCGCCGAACCGTTCAGGGCCCCGGCCCCGGTCCCGGCCGACGGCGACGACGGGGGCACCGCCCGCGTCAACCTACGTCTGCCAGCCCACCTCAAGACTCGCGCCGAGGAGGCCGCGACCCACGAGGGCCTGTCGGTCAACGCGTGGCTGGTGCGCGCCGTGTCGGCAGCGGTCGACGGCGGCACCCGGCCGCGTACGCCGGAGAAGGCCCAGGCCGTCGGACAGAGCTTCACGGGCTGGGTGCGCTAG
- a CDS encoding PIN domain-containing protein — translation MIVVIADTSGLLAALDATHPEHGAANEAIMTAGLLVMSPLLLAELDHVATRELGRAAAVSAVDDLRRWMSRGRIVMPEITEDHLGTAQSVRVRYDALDLDLADAVNVALAADYDTDAILTLDRRDFRAVRPLGHHKAFRVLPDDLPL, via the coding sequence GTGATCGTCGTCATCGCGGACACGTCCGGCCTCCTGGCCGCCCTCGACGCGACGCACCCTGAGCACGGAGCGGCGAACGAGGCGATCATGACGGCAGGACTCCTGGTCATGTCACCGCTGCTGCTGGCGGAACTGGATCACGTGGCCACGCGCGAGTTGGGGCGTGCGGCCGCCGTCAGCGCGGTCGACGACCTGCGGCGCTGGATGAGCCGGGGCCGGATCGTCATGCCTGAGATCACGGAAGACCACTTGGGTACCGCGCAGTCCGTCCGAGTCCGCTACGACGCGCTCGACCTGGACCTCGCCGACGCGGTGAACGTGGCGCTCGCCGCCGACTACGACACCGACGCGATCCTCACCCTCGACCGACGGGACTTCCGGGCCGTACGCCCGTTGGGCCACCACAAGGCGTTCCGCGTCCTCCCCGACGACCTCCCGCTCTGA
- a CDS encoding CopG family transcriptional regulator, with the protein MSMKRTNVYADPEDLAIIKKAAKRRGISEAEIIRQGIHLAAMANRVWDEPLFSRTFEGPGHTLSKGEVRDAVADAVRCETDSGTAA; encoded by the coding sequence ATGTCCATGAAGCGCACGAACGTCTACGCGGATCCCGAGGACCTGGCGATCATCAAGAAGGCCGCCAAGCGTCGCGGCATAAGCGAGGCCGAGATCATCCGCCAGGGGATCCACCTCGCGGCGATGGCGAACCGCGTCTGGGACGAGCCGCTTTTCTCACGCACCTTCGAGGGGCCGGGACATACGCTGTCCAAGGGCGAGGTCCGTGACGCGGTCGCCGACGCGGTCCGCTGTGAGACGGACTCCGGAACCGCCGCGTGA
- a CDS encoding IS5 family transposase codes for MTDAEWAAIRPLLPVPAWLQGRGGQPEGYCHRQLLDAIRYLVAGGISWRALPADFPDWGRVYAFFRRWREHGLITEFHDRLRGKVREREGRETEPTAGIIDAQSVRAAATVPAASRGYDGGKKVGGRKRHIVTDTLGLLLVVAVTAANIGDRDAAAGLLVRLRRLHRDITLVWADGGYTGPLVGWCRDKLALTLEIVKRTDDMTGFVVLPRRWVAERTFAWLMNSRRLARDYKTLPATSEAMIRWSMVTRMSRRLAQPRAVDRH; via the coding sequence ATGACGGACGCGGAGTGGGCGGCCATCCGGCCGTTGCTGCCGGTGCCGGCCTGGCTCCAGGGACGGGGCGGACAGCCCGAGGGCTACTGCCACCGGCAGCTGCTGGACGCGATCCGCTATCTGGTCGCGGGCGGGATCTCCTGGCGGGCGCTGCCCGCGGACTTCCCCGATTGGGGCCGGGTTTACGCCTTCTTCCGCCGCTGGCGCGAGCACGGGCTGATCACCGAGTTCCACGACCGGCTGCGCGGGAAGGTCCGTGAACGCGAGGGCCGCGAGACCGAGCCCACGGCCGGGATCATCGACGCGCAGTCGGTGCGGGCCGCCGCGACGGTGCCGGCCGCCTCCCGCGGCTACGACGGCGGGAAGAAAGTGGGCGGCCGCAAACGGCATATCGTGACCGACACCCTCGGCCTGCTCCTGGTCGTCGCGGTCACCGCCGCGAACATCGGCGACCGGGACGCCGCGGCCGGCCTGCTGGTCCGGCTGCGCCGTCTGCACCGCGACATCACCCTCGTCTGGGCCGACGGCGGCTACACCGGCCCCCTCGTCGGCTGGTGCCGGGACAAACTCGCCCTGACCCTGGAGATCGTCAAGCGCACCGACGACATGACCGGGTTCGTGGTACTGCCCAGGCGGTGGGTGGCAGAGCGCACGTTCGCGTGGCTGATGAACTCCCGCCGTCTGGCCCGGGACTACAAGACCCTGCCCGCCACCAGCGAGGCAATGATCCGGTGGTCGATGGTCACGCGGATGAGCCGGCGCCTGGCACAGCCACGAGCCGTGGACCGGCACTGA
- the dcd gene encoding dCTP deaminase, with the protein MLLSDKDIRAEIDSGRVRIDPYDPSMVQPSSVDVRLDRYFRVFENHRYPHIDPSVEQADLTRLVEPEGDEPFILHPGEFVLASTYEVISLPDNLASRLEGKSSLGRLGLVTHSTAGFIDPGFSGHVTLELSNLATLPIKLWPGMKIGQLCMFQLSSSSEFPYGSDRYGSRYQGQRGPTASRSFLNFHRTQV; encoded by the coding sequence GTGCTTCTCTCTGACAAGGACATCCGGGCCGAGATCGACTCCGGGCGCGTACGGATCGATCCCTACGACCCATCCATGGTGCAGCCGTCGAGCGTCGACGTGCGGCTCGACCGCTACTTCCGGGTGTTCGAGAACCACCGCTACCCCCATATCGACCCGTCCGTCGAGCAGGCCGACCTCACGCGGCTCGTCGAGCCGGAGGGGGACGAGCCGTTCATCCTCCACCCCGGTGAGTTCGTCCTCGCCAGTACGTACGAGGTGATCAGCCTGCCCGACAACCTCGCGTCGCGGCTCGAGGGCAAGAGCTCGCTCGGGCGGCTCGGGCTCGTCACCCACTCCACCGCCGGGTTCATCGACCCCGGGTTCTCCGGGCACGTAACCCTGGAGTTGTCCAACCTCGCGACCCTCCCCATCAAGCTCTGGCCGGGGATGAAGATCGGGCAGCTGTGCATGTTCCAGCTCAGCTCGTCGTCGGAGTTCCCGTACGGCAGCGACCGGTACGGGTCCCGCTACCAGGGGCAGCGCGGGCCCACCGCCTCCCGGTCCTTCCTCAACTTCCACCGGACCCAGGTGTGA